A genomic region of Tigriopus californicus strain San Diego chromosome 1, Tcal_SD_v2.1, whole genome shotgun sequence contains the following coding sequences:
- the LOC131878091 gene encoding dehydrogenase/reductase SDR family protein 7-like isoform X1, whose protein sequence is MIRALSKITRSVAMTVTSIMLFLPQAFLRHLRWLQLTLFAQNLDGQVVLITGASQGIGRALAHELYGAGCRLILASRNVEALEELKQELLQSSDKSPIRIPCAVQLDLADHGSFKEKVEEIEGISGPIDILINNAGMSSRSSVIDMSIHTLKAVMDVNFIGTVELTREFLPHFLKRKKGHIVNITSIQSYLAVPHRCAYSASKHALLAFTDTLRAEVAQTGISVSSISPGYVNTNIAKNSLNGDGTNYGRFDKANLDGYSAEEMAALIKSSIQLRENEVLIAPPIHRFATFLRFVCPSLFALIMARRAITTDPKLTNASTKQD, encoded by the exons ATGATCCGTGCTCTGTCGAAAATCACTCGGTCCGTGGCCATGACCGTGACTTCCATCATGTTATTCTTGCCCCAGGCTTTTCTACGTCATCTCCGATGGCTTCAACTCACATTATTTGCTCAGAACTTGGATGGTCAG GTGGTCCTCATCACGGGTGCTTCCCAAGGGATCGGTCGAGCACTGGCTCATGAACTGTACGGAGCCGGATGTCGATTGATCCTGGCCTCGAGGAATGTGGAAGCCTTGGAGGAACTCAAACAAGAGCTCTTGCAATCCTCAGAT AAGAGTCCCATCCGGATCCCCTGTGCGGTGCAGTTGGATTTGGCCGATCACGGATCTTTCAAGGAGAAAGTGGAGGAGATTGAGGGCATCAGTGGCCCCATCGACATCCTCATTAACAATGCGGGCATGTCGAGTCGGAGCAGTGTCATTGATATGTCGATCCACACCTTGAAGGCAGTCATGGATGTCAACTTTATCGGGACCGTCGAACTTACCCGCG AGTTTTTGCCGCATTTCCTGAAGCGGAAAAAAGGTCACATCGTGAATATCACCAGTATCCAGAGTTATTTGGCGGTCCCGCATCGTTGCGCCTACAGTGCCTCGAAACACGCCCTGTTGGCCTTCACGGATACCTTGCGAGCTGAGGTGGCGCAGACAGGCATTTCTGTCAGTTCGATTAGCCCGGGTTATGTGAATACCAATATCGCGAAGAACTCGTTGAATGGCGATGGGACCAATTACGGGA GATTCGATAAGGCCAACTTGGACGGTTATTCCGCTGAAGAGATGGCCGCTCTCATCAAAAGTTCCATTCAGCTCCGAGAAAATGAGGTTTTGATCGCTCCTCCAATCCACCGATTCGCCACGTTTCTTCGCTTTGTTTGCCCGTCTCTGTTCGCTTTGATCATGGCCAGAAGAGCCATAACGACGGACCCAAAACTGACTAACGCTTCAACCAAGCAGGATTGA
- the LOC131878091 gene encoding dehydrogenase/reductase SDR family protein 7-like isoform X2, with product MSIDPGLEECGSLGGTQTRALAILRCEQGTYFKSPIRIPCAVQLDLADHGSFKEKVEEIEGISGPIDILINNAGMSSRSSVIDMSIHTLKAVMDVNFIGTVELTREFLPHFLKRKKGHIVNITSIQSYLAVPHRCAYSASKHALLAFTDTLRAEVAQTGISVSSISPGYVNTNIAKNSLNGDGTNYGRFDKANLDGYSAEEMAALIKSSIQLRENEVLIAPPIHRFATFLRFVCPSLFALIMARRAITTDPKLTNASTKQD from the exons ATGTCGATTGATCCTGGCCTCGAGGAATGTGGAAGCCTTGGAGGAACTCAAACAAGAGCTCTTGCAATCCTCAGATGTGAGCAGGGCACATATTTT AAGAGTCCCATCCGGATCCCCTGTGCGGTGCAGTTGGATTTGGCCGATCACGGATCTTTCAAGGAGAAAGTGGAGGAGATTGAGGGCATCAGTGGCCCCATCGACATCCTCATTAACAATGCGGGCATGTCGAGTCGGAGCAGTGTCATTGATATGTCGATCCACACCTTGAAGGCAGTCATGGATGTCAACTTTATCGGGACCGTCGAACTTACCCGCG AGTTTTTGCCGCATTTCCTGAAGCGGAAAAAAGGTCACATCGTGAATATCACCAGTATCCAGAGTTATTTGGCGGTCCCGCATCGTTGCGCCTACAGTGCCTCGAAACACGCCCTGTTGGCCTTCACGGATACCTTGCGAGCTGAGGTGGCGCAGACAGGCATTTCTGTCAGTTCGATTAGCCCGGGTTATGTGAATACCAATATCGCGAAGAACTCGTTGAATGGCGATGGGACCAATTACGGGA GATTCGATAAGGCCAACTTGGACGGTTATTCCGCTGAAGAGATGGCCGCTCTCATCAAAAGTTCCATTCAGCTCCGAGAAAATGAGGTTTTGATCGCTCCTCCAATCCACCGATTCGCCACGTTTCTTCGCTTTGTTTGCCCGTCTCTGTTCGCTTTGATCATGGCCAGAAGAGCCATAACGACGGACCCAAAACTGACTAACGCTTCAACCAAGCAGGATTGA
- the LOC131878106 gene encoding LOW QUALITY PROTEIN: TATA element modulatory factor-like (The sequence of the model RefSeq protein was modified relative to this genomic sequence to represent the inferred CDS: deleted 1 base in 1 codon) produces the protein MTESVPTMASSWLNTNHLTSMAKSALTEAQKTIDKALDIESNEAKPSNPSLSPAPSASSSGPGLTAENGPPPGSSRSSSRSSSITSASSEFMRQSVKESSAKLWGSFTGSFFEAPPASAQTAPLPPTVQHPVTQAPTAASGSQTEPAPVISAQPGPLADDVASVASVASITSGSGSAVMTEVSQAELEVEPCSGSLWSETGRVSPAVLSVGEASSDSSALPTPLLSSQEMSVETLKGWEAPKEPEAEETQSGVSNLMAEAMVDNNSERPSDTSSSKSYEVMKNFSFPTRETLKGWEAPKEPEAEETQSGVSNLMAEAMVDNNSERPSDTSSSKSYEVMKNFSFPTSGQTSGDEFETNATSSDIEVIACPNGGGGHRGWPSPKRSQPPHASLDLTSRGHKRSGSEHSGSGSTEEGNANAEIDRLLRKLTEMNDVLEVREFKMVELSRANMELQEKNVDLNSQIKEAMKVNAKLVESNASNDDLTQRLATLENKLQRVMAEKDSYLEENKKLKKSSSSVMSENELNSLMSEKDEIIEDLRAEGQKLSVQVGKHGEIIKKLRVKEKANEKEIKQLKTNLEEKTTEADRLKKSLKAKDEVESKQIEAIQNLTSANSKWEDEHKKVLSELEDANEKVNGLKTSLEGAYREMAELKRGLLEKEGEAQEMALSREMAAKQALQEQLRELQDQSRTEKDSLYRQIDELRSSLVDEERITARKDDQLRREREDLMQRLEQSENRHEELSASVSAATRPLLRQIESLQASLNESQSSSERVERSLSDRLQQASIQLAAAQERERTASEQYMHLSSKSAALESKLNNVSKEKTNLEVKYEEELTKRQQLEHLNVKSSTLSETMKKSLSDEIHELKREKDFLEAALDTERQDLQAEKRKLIHIQEQLKERERKVKEIQAELDLVRSTCSSPSPSLSHLSVNGSYSDMWPKHPHKNSSTSILSASDEVFDSASVMRNAIGGSSNLYDTMRQTSSTAALVENLQAQLKQRDGEVIQMQMELGNLERARDNQNLEVSRLTQKVESYETLDLELKEMKRLYQETEAKYQTMLTMYGEKVEEAEELRLDLQDVKEMYKTQIQELLQSSASKSSTPLVTQ, from the exons ATGACCGAATCCGTGCCCACCATGGCCTCTTCGTGGTTGAACACCAACCACTTGACCTCCATGGCCAAATCGGCCTTGACCGAGGCGCAGAAGACCATCGACAAAGCGCTGGACATCGAATCCAACGAGGCCAAGCCGTCTAACCCCTCGCTCTCACCGGCCCCGTCAGCCTCGTCGTCTGGGCCGGGCCTTACGGCCGAGAATGGCCCGCCCCCCGGGTCGTCCCGTTCGTCCTCGCGCTCGTCCTCTATCACGTCGGCCTCGTCCGAGTTCATGCGACAATCGGTCAAGGAATCCTCGGCCAAGCTATGGGGCTCCTTCACCGGGTCCTTCTTCGAGGCACCGCCGGCCTCGGCCCAGACGGCTCCCCTGCCCCCCACGGTCCAGCACCCGGTGACTCAAGCGCCCACGGCTGCCAGTGGGTCCCAAACGGAGCCCGCGCCCGTTATAAGTGCCCAACCCGGGCCTCTGGCCGATGACGTGGCCTCGGTGGCCTCGGTGGCCTCGATTACCTCTGGAAGCGGTTCGGCCGTCATGACCGAGGTGAGCCAAGCCGAGCTAGAAGTCGAGCCGTGCTCGGGGTCGCTCTGGTCGGAGACGGGCCGCGTCTCGCCCGCCGTTCTGTCCGTGGGCGAGGCCTCGTCTGACTCGAGTGCCTTGCCCACCCCGTTGTTGAGCTCGCAAGAAATGAGCGTGGAAACGCTCAAAGGTTGGGAGGCGCCCAAGGAACCGGAGGCGGAGGAGACCCAATCCGGTGTGTCCAATTTGATGGCCGAGGCCATGGTGGACAACAATTCCGAACGACCCAGTGATACCTCGTCGTCGAAGAGCTATGAAGTGATGAAAAACTTCTCGTTCCCGACTAG GGAAACGCTCAAAGGTTGGGAGGCGCCCAAGGAACCGGAGGCGGAGGAGACCCAATCCGGTGTGTCCAATTTGATGGCTGAGGCCATGGTGGACAACAATTCCGAACGACCCAGTGATACCTCGTCGTCGAAGAGCTATGAAGTGATGAAAAACTTCTCGTTCCCGACTAGTGGCCAAACCTCGGGCGATGAGTTTGAAACCAATGCCACAAGCTCCGATATTGAAGTCATTGCTTGTCCCAACGGTGGGGGCGGACATCGCGGTTGGCCCAGTCCGAAACGCAGCCAACCTCCTCATGCCAGTCTGGATTTGACCTCTCGGG GTCACAAACGAAGTGGATCGGAACATTCGGGTTCGGGCTCGACGGAAGAGGGCAATGCGAATGCCGAGATCGATCGGTTGCTTCGAAAGTTGACGGAAATGAACGATGTGCTCGAAGTCCGTGAATTCAAAATGGTCGAACTGAGTCGAGCTAATATGGAGCTGCAGGAAAAGAATGTCGATTTGAACAG TCAAATCAAAGAGGCCATGAAGGTCAATGCCAAACTTGTCGAGTCCAATGCTTCCAACGATGATCTGACACAACGATTGGCAACCCTAGAAAATAAACTTCAACGAGTGATGGCCGAAAAGGATTCATATCTGGAAGAGAATAAG AAATTAAAGAAAAGCTCTTCGTCCGtgatgtcagaaaatgaattgaactCGCTGATGAGTGAGAAAGATGAAATCATCGAGGATTTGCGGGCCGAGGGACAAAAGCTTTCGGTGCAAGTTGGAAAACATGGTGAAATTATCAAGAAGTTACGGGtgaaggaaaaggccaatGAAAAAGAGATCAAGCAACTGAAAACCAATTTGGAAGAGAAAACTACCGAGGCTGACCGATTGAAGAAGAGCCTCAAAGCCAAAGATGAGGTAGAATCCAAGCAAATCGAAGCCATTCAAAACCTCACCAGTGCCAACTCCAAATGGGAAGATGAGCACAAGAAAGTGCTATCTGAATTGGAAGATGCGAACGAAAAAGTGAATGGACTAAAAACGAGCTTGGAAGGAGCTTATCGAGAAATGGCCGAACTCAAGCGTGGTCTCCTCGAAAAAGAAGGCGAAGCTCAAGAAATGGCACTCAGTCGAGAAATGGCAGCTAAACAAGCCCTGCAGGAACAGCTCCGAGAGCTCCAAGATCAGTCCCGGACTGAAAAAGACTCGCTCTACCGTCAAATCGATGAACTGCGAAGTTCATTGGTCGACGAAGAACGCATCACGGCCCGTAAAGACGATCAATTGCGGCGGGAGCGGGAAGATTTGATGCAGCGTCTGGAGCAATCTGAAAATCGCCACGAGGAGTTGTCGGCCAGTGTCTCGGCCGCCACTCGACCTTTGTTAAGACAAATTGAATCCCTCCAAGCCAGTCTAAATGAATCCCAATCCTCAAGCGAAAGGGTGGAAAGGAGTCTCTCTGACAGGCTTCAACAAGCCTCAATCCAATTAGCCGCGGCCCAAGAACGTGAGCGAACCGCATCTGAACAGTACATGCATCTCTCCTCCAAATCAGCCGCTCTAGAGTCCAAGTTAAATAATGTGAGTAAGGAAAAGACCAACCTTGAGGTCAAATATGAGGAGGAGCTGACCAAGCGGCAGCAATTAGAGCACTTAAACGTCAAGAGCTCGACCCTGTCAGAAACTATGAAAAAGTCTCTCTCGGATGAGATCCATGAACTCAAACGTGAGAAGGACTTCCTCGAAGCGGCTCTAGACACGGAGCGTCAAGACCTACAAGCCGAGAAGAGGAAGCTCATCCATATTCAAGAGCAATTGAAGGAAAGAGAGCGGAAGGTCAAGGAAATTCAAGCCGAATTGGACCTGGTCCGATCCACTTGCTCGTCACCTTCGCCTTCATTATCACACCTTTCCGTCAATGGGTCCTATTCCGATATGTGGCCG AAACATCCCCACAAGAACTCGTCGACTTCCATACTCTCCGCATCT GACGAGGTCTTTGACTCCGCGTCTGTGATGCGGAATGCCATCGGAGGGAGTTCAAACTTGTACGATACCATGCGCCAGACCAGCTCTACGGCTGCTTTGGTCGAGAATTTGCAAGCCCAATTGAAACAAAGAGACGGGGAAGTGATCCAAATGCAGATGGAATTGGGCAATCTGGAGCGAGCCCGAGATAATCAGAACTTGGAAGTGAGTCGGCTCACTCAGAAAGTGGAATCGTATGAGACTCTCGATTTGGAGCTCAAGGAAATGAAACGGTTGTACCAAGAAACCGAGGCAAAGTACCAAACAATGCTAACG ATGTATGGTGAAAAAGTTGAGGAAGCGGAAGAGCTTCGTCTCGATTTGCAAGATGTAAAGGAGATGTACAAGACTCAGATCCAGGAGCTTCTTCAATCATCGGCCTCGAAATCGTCTACTCCATTGGTGACCCAGTGA
- the LOC131881640 gene encoding riboflavin kinase-like, with protein MVGLGVSGALYSASRSIGCPGLSRLIATPTPSLITPRPFSMAVQPPVRVQGQVVQGFGRGSKELGIPTANFSEEVIERLPTAMDTGIYYGWARIDQGDIYKMVMSVGWNPYYKNEKKSMETHIIHDFDEDFYGSWLRVIVSGYIRPEENYNCLDDLIHAIRNDIATAERELESPSQLLLKTDAFLTDPVDTNQS; from the exons ATGGTGGGC CTGGGAGTATCAGGCGCTCTCTATTCAGCTAGTCGATCCATTGGCTGCCCTGGGCTTTCACGACTCATAGCCACTCCTACTCCGTCGCTGATCACGCCCAGGCCGTTCAGTATGGCCGTCCAGCCTCCGGTGCGGGTCCAAGGTCAGGTGGTCCAAGGTTTTGGACGAGGCTCCAAGGAATTGGGCATTCCCACGG CGAACTTCTCGGAGGAGGTTATTGAACGTCTCCCCACGGCCATGGACACGGGCATTTATTACGGTTGGGCTCGGATCGATCAGGGCGATATCTATAAAATGGTCATGAGCGTGGGCTGGAATCCGtattataaaaatgaaaagaagtcGATG GAAACGCATATCATTCATGATTTCGACGAGGATTTTTATGGATCTTGGCTGCGGGTCATTGTGTCGGGTTACATTCGACCTGAAGAAAACTACAATTGCCTGG ACGATTTAATTCATGCCATCCGGAATGATATCGCCACGGCTGAGCGTGAATTGGAGAGTCCCTCTCAATTATTACTCAAAACTGACGCTTTCCTGACAGACCCGGTGGATACCAATCAATCTTGA